A window from Parambassis ranga chromosome 13, fParRan2.1, whole genome shotgun sequence encodes these proteins:
- the relt gene encoding tumor necrosis factor receptor superfamily member 19L isoform X2, with amino-acid sequence MRNHLCCSALVLLTVFGCGGTAAVQCRWGEGCVCLQCPAGQEPSQACGQIQSPAEEVRCQSCPTGSFSNSLDSELCRPHTSCKLLGRKVTTSGTASLDAICGDCLTGFQPAATGQPCVKAAHVRAVRTVGKGPSSGAGGPANSTVVRSAEEKTAEYAVFALVPIFCVMGLLGILICNILKKKGYRCTAEKEGGDEETATPQKEGNSCPYISDDMNEDTISVLVRLITEKKENAAALEELLLEYESKQMAMSKGSSIKFPMLSPLSPFRSLPRLCPHQSHLHTISGLSGLAPKHGYRCTRCAQKKWPPVLIPPLDSLKDPLKPPQTLILPSLDASTDQQKSLLLGGVCVDTHRTQAVVPKTVQEKVEGSEVKEKKEGELTVLSVGRFQVAQIPEQKPVTVETKTSSHEQRNSLFGGRPFSSSSSSGSRR; translated from the exons ATGAGGAACCACCTTTGCTGCTCAGCTCTCGTCCTTCTCACG GTGTTTGGCTGTGGTGGGactgcagcagtgcagtgtCGGTGGggagaagggtgtgtgtgtctgcaatgTCCTGCAGGCCAAGAGCCATCCCAG GCTTGTGGGCAGATCCAGAGTCCAGCAGAAGAAGTGAGATGTCAGTCATGCCCTACTGGAAGCTTTTCAAACTCACTGGACTCTGAACTTTGCCGTCCACACACCTCCTGTAAGCTGCTCGGCCGCAAGGTCACGACCTCTGGCACTGCATCTTTAGATGCCATCTGTGGAGACTGTCTGACTGG GTTTCAGCCCGCTGCAACAGGGCAACCCTGTGTGAAAG CTGCACATGTCAGAGCGGTCCGTACTGTGGGTAAAGGTCCTTCCAGTGGTGCAGGTGGACCAGCCAACAGCACAGTTGTGCGCAGTGCAGAGGAGAAGACGGCAGAGTACGCTGTGTTCGCACTGGTGCCCATATTCTGCGTGATGGGCCTGCTAGGTATCCTCATCTGCAACATCCTGAAGAAGAAGGGATACCGCTGCACTGctgagaaagagggaggagatgaagagacTGCCACACCGCAGAAAGAAg GAAACAGTTGTCCCTACATATCTGATGACATGAATGAAGATACCATCAGTGTCCTGGTTCGCCTCATCACCGAGAAGAAAG AAAACGCTGCTgcactggaggagctgctgctggagtacGAGAGCAAACAGATGGCCATGAGCAAAGGCTCTTCAATCAA GTTCCCCATGCTGTCTCCCTTGTCTCCATTCCGCTCCCTTCCCAGGCTTTGCCCCCATCAGTCCCACCTCCACACCATCTCTGGCCTGTCTGGCCTGGCCCCCAAACACGGGTACCGCTGCACCCGTTGCGCCCAGAAGAAATGGCCGCCCGTTCTCATTCCTCCCCTGGATTCTCTCAAAGATCCACTGAAGCCCCCCCAGACCCTCATCCTGCCCTCCTTGGATGCTTCCACTGACCAGCAAAAGAGCCTCCTGCTggggggagtgtgtgtggacacacaccgCACACAAGCTGTCGTGCCAAAAACTGTACAGGAAAAAGTTGAAGGGAGTGaagtgaaggagaagaaggagggagagcTCACTGTGTTGTCTGTGGGGAG ATTTCAGGTTGCTCAGATCCCTGAGCAGAAGCCTGTCACCGTGGAAACCAAGACATCATCCCATGAGCAGAGGAACTCCCTGTTTGGTGGGAGacccttttcctcctcttcatcatccggCAGTAGAAG GTGA
- the relt gene encoding tumor necrosis factor receptor superfamily member 19L isoform X1, with product MRNHLCCSALVLLTVFGCGGTAAVQCRWGEGCVCLQCPAGQEPSQACGQIQSPAEEVRCQSCPTGSFSNSLDSELCRPHTSCKLLGRKVTTSGTASLDAICGDCLTGFQPAATGQPCVKAAAHVRAVRTVGKGPSSGAGGPANSTVVRSAEEKTAEYAVFALVPIFCVMGLLGILICNILKKKGYRCTAEKEGGDEETATPQKEGNSCPYISDDMNEDTISVLVRLITEKKENAAALEELLLEYESKQMAMSKGSSIKFPMLSPLSPFRSLPRLCPHQSHLHTISGLSGLAPKHGYRCTRCAQKKWPPVLIPPLDSLKDPLKPPQTLILPSLDASTDQQKSLLLGGVCVDTHRTQAVVPKTVQEKVEGSEVKEKKEGELTVLSVGRFQVAQIPEQKPVTVETKTSSHEQRNSLFGGRPFSSSSSSGSRR from the exons ATGAGGAACCACCTTTGCTGCTCAGCTCTCGTCCTTCTCACG GTGTTTGGCTGTGGTGGGactgcagcagtgcagtgtCGGTGGggagaagggtgtgtgtgtctgcaatgTCCTGCAGGCCAAGAGCCATCCCAG GCTTGTGGGCAGATCCAGAGTCCAGCAGAAGAAGTGAGATGTCAGTCATGCCCTACTGGAAGCTTTTCAAACTCACTGGACTCTGAACTTTGCCGTCCACACACCTCCTGTAAGCTGCTCGGCCGCAAGGTCACGACCTCTGGCACTGCATCTTTAGATGCCATCTGTGGAGACTGTCTGACTGG GTTTCAGCCCGCTGCAACAGGGCAACCCTGTGTGAAAG CAGCTGCACATGTCAGAGCGGTCCGTACTGTGGGTAAAGGTCCTTCCAGTGGTGCAGGTGGACCAGCCAACAGCACAGTTGTGCGCAGTGCAGAGGAGAAGACGGCAGAGTACGCTGTGTTCGCACTGGTGCCCATATTCTGCGTGATGGGCCTGCTAGGTATCCTCATCTGCAACATCCTGAAGAAGAAGGGATACCGCTGCACTGctgagaaagagggaggagatgaagagacTGCCACACCGCAGAAAGAAg GAAACAGTTGTCCCTACATATCTGATGACATGAATGAAGATACCATCAGTGTCCTGGTTCGCCTCATCACCGAGAAGAAAG AAAACGCTGCTgcactggaggagctgctgctggagtacGAGAGCAAACAGATGGCCATGAGCAAAGGCTCTTCAATCAA GTTCCCCATGCTGTCTCCCTTGTCTCCATTCCGCTCCCTTCCCAGGCTTTGCCCCCATCAGTCCCACCTCCACACCATCTCTGGCCTGTCTGGCCTGGCCCCCAAACACGGGTACCGCTGCACCCGTTGCGCCCAGAAGAAATGGCCGCCCGTTCTCATTCCTCCCCTGGATTCTCTCAAAGATCCACTGAAGCCCCCCCAGACCCTCATCCTGCCCTCCTTGGATGCTTCCACTGACCAGCAAAAGAGCCTCCTGCTggggggagtgtgtgtggacacacaccgCACACAAGCTGTCGTGCCAAAAACTGTACAGGAAAAAGTTGAAGGGAGTGaagtgaaggagaagaaggagggagagcTCACTGTGTTGTCTGTGGGGAG ATTTCAGGTTGCTCAGATCCCTGAGCAGAAGCCTGTCACCGTGGAAACCAAGACATCATCCCATGAGCAGAGGAACTCCCTGTTTGGTGGGAGacccttttcctcctcttcatcatccggCAGTAGAAG GTGA
- the LOC114445100 gene encoding glutamic acid-rich protein-like translates to MSNFKEWVSRQQNANRQKVNSFDMASDGPCRQLEEQTEGDLVLEDSGNSTLTEDSEYSQDEYSGCYVRPISPIQQDLSEDLSSDEEDEGEVDHEEEEPYDVGDILDDWWDDMDPFPLVVDMQNGVQEAEDDMEELEEDLILEDSGYNTMTEDSELSEDEDDGG, encoded by the exons ATGTCTAACTTCAAGGAGTGGGTGTCACGGCAACAGAACGCCAACAGACAGAag GTCAACAGCTTTGACATGGCTTCAGACGGACCCTGCcggcagctggaggagcagactG AGGGGGACTTGGTCCTTGAGGATTCTGGCAACAGCACCCTGACTGAGGACTCAGAATACTCTCAAGACGAGTATAGTGGGTGCTACGTGCGACCTATTTCTCCTATCCAACAGGACCTTTCTGAGGACTTGTCATCTGATGAAGAAGACGAGGGGGAGGTCgaccatgaagaggaggagcctTATGACGTGGGAGACATTTTGGACGACTGGTGGGATGATATGGACCCTTTTCCACTCGTGGTCGACATGCAGAATGGGGTGCAGGAGGCGGAGGATGACATGGAGGAATTAGAGGAGGACTTGATCCTTGAGGATTCTGGCTACAACACCATGACTGAGGACTCAGAGCTCTCTGAAGACGAGGATGATGGGGGCTAG
- the p2ry2.1 gene encoding P2Y purinoceptor 2, giving the protein MPTYNNQTNSSSFYCHFNEDFKYILLPVSYTLVFVIGLVLNATALYVIVFRIKRWKPSTIYMFNLTMCDTLYIFTLPFLIYYYADKNDWPFSEPFCKLIRFLFYTNLYGSILFLCCISLHRFVGICYPVRSLNWFSGRRAKLVSVTVWVCVLFCQAPILYFSRTRDVDNERICYDTTSPELFDEYLVYSSIVSVLMFALPFMVVMVCYGLMVRKLLEPGWGSGGAAGREMGGQTPQRYKQKSVKMIIIVLAAFMLCFLPFHLTRNLYYAFRYLRHVNPAQISCGLLEASSVAYKVTRPLASANSCVDPILYFLAGQDARSKITKTIQLSSTKPASVSQRLTTKL; this is encoded by the exons ATGCCCACCTATAACAACCaaaccaacagcagcagcttctacTGTCATTTCAATGAAGACTTTAAATACATACTCCTTCCTGTCAGCTATACTCTGGTGTTTGTGATTGGCCTGGTGCTCAACGCCACAGCTCTGTATGTCATTGTGTTTCGCATAAAGCGCTGGAAACCCTCCACCATCTATATGTTCAACCTGACCATGTGTGACACGCTCTACATCTTCACACTGCCCTTCCTCATCTATTACTACGCCGACAAAAACGACTGGCCCTTCAGTGAGCCGTTCTGCAAGCTGATACGTTTCCTATTTTACACCAACTTATATG GCTCCATTCTGTTCCTGTGCTGCATCAGTCTGCATCGGTTCGTTGGCATCTGCTATCCAGTCCGCTCCCTCAACTGGTTCAGTGGTCGCCGGGCCAAGCTGGTGTCTGTGACCGTGTGGGTCTGTGTTTTATTCTGCCAGGCACCCATTCTCTACTTTTCACGAACACG GGATGTGGACAATGAGCGTATCTGCTACGACACCACCAGCCCAGAGCTTTTTGATGAGTACCTGGTGTACAGCTCCATTGTGTCAGTGCTCATGTTCGCTTTGCCCTTcatggtggtgatggtgtgcTATGGTCTCATGGTGCGGAAACTTCTAGAGCCAGGCTGGGGGTCAGGAGGTGCCGCTGGAAGAGAGATGGGTGGCCAAACACCTCAACGGTACAAACAGAAGTCAGTGAAGATGATCATCATCGTGCTGGCAGCGTTCATGCTCTGCTTCCTCCCTTTCCACCTCACCAGGAATCTTTACTATGCTTTTAGATACCTGAGGCACGTTAATCCAGCACAG ATCAGCTGCGGTCTGCTGGAGGCCTCCAGTGTGGCCTACAAGGTGACACGACCTTTGGCCAGCGCTAACAGCTGTGTGGACCCCATCCTTTACTTCCTGGCTGGGCAAGACGCCCGCAGCAAAATCACCAAGACGATTCAACTGTCCTCAACAAAACCAGCATCTGTGAGCCAGCGGTTGACAACAAAACTGTGA